The following coding sequences are from one Aliarcobacter skirrowii CCUG 10374 window:
- a CDS encoding phosphatidylglycerophosphatase A: MSMRRFFLTVGYSGLSPKAPGTVGTFVSLLLGLILLEFLHVSTLFLLSILVTIVAIKEINKYEKELGVHDSSEIVIDELAGMWLTLSICGINSENAYILAPLAFIYFRIFDIWKPSIIGRIDRDVKGGLGVMGDDIVAGVFAGICTAGTWQLINMFIL; encoded by the coding sequence ATGAGCATGAGAAGATTTTTTTTAACAGTTGGCTATAGTGGTTTAAGTCCAAAAGCACCTGGAACAGTTGGAACATTTGTTTCACTTTTATTAGGTTTAATATTACTTGAATTCTTGCATGTTTCAACTCTGTTTTTATTATCAATACTTGTAACTATTGTTGCAATTAAAGAGATAAATAAATATGAAAAAGAGTTAGGAGTTCATGATAGCAGTGAGATTGTTATTGATGAGTTAGCTGGTATGTGGTTAACCCTATCTATTTGTGGAATAAATAGTGAAAATGCATATATTTTAGCACCACTTGCATTTATATATTTTAGAATATTTGATATTTGGAAACCATCAATTATTGGAAGAATTGATAGAGATGTAAAGGGTGGTTTAGGAGTTATGGGAGATGATATTGTTGCTGGAGTTTTTGCAGGTATTTGTACAGCAGGAACATGGCAACTGATTAATATGTTTATTTTATAA
- a CDS encoding carbamoyl phosphate synthase small subunit — MQKIYIYLENGVFLEAKSFGADKTAIGKLVYNNTTFGHQELITDPSNAGLFINFTSTEVGNSGTNSADMESSKAHCIGVIARNYHDEYSNYRANKSLKEFLVEQDVIGICDIDTRFLTHTVRDEGSLMMIASTKISSKDELAKLLSQAKKYDEINFIKDSSTKEPYVHKSGAWNDELQDYNKAVMSDKKVVVIDFGVKKSFLNELVEAELEVEVVPYNTNPDEIIKKYQDKQIGGVVLSSGAGNPNIYQDEIKNIEKLINANIPIFAVGLGHYLLALASGAKLEKIKSIKSGSHPIKGVKNVEIYAINTEYSLKDFENLAEAISLKLFNNSAVALKYKNKDILSSEFTPISNSLIYKEFAKLVK, encoded by the coding sequence ATGCAAAAAATTTATATATATTTAGAAAATGGTGTTTTTTTAGAAGCAAAATCATTTGGTGCAGATAAAACTGCTATTGGTAAGCTGGTTTACAATAATACAACTTTTGGACATCAAGAGTTAATAACAGACCCATCTAATGCTGGATTATTTATCAATTTTACATCTACTGAAGTAGGAAACTCTGGAACAAACAGTGCAGATATGGAGAGCTCTAAAGCTCATTGTATTGGTGTAATTGCTAGAAATTATCATGATGAATACTCAAACTACAGAGCTAATAAAAGCTTAAAAGAGTTTTTAGTTGAGCAAGATGTAATTGGAATTTGTGATATTGATACAAGATTCTTAACTCATACTGTAAGAGATGAAGGTAGTTTAATGATGATTGCATCAACAAAGATATCTTCAAAAGATGAATTAGCAAAACTTTTAAGCCAAGCTAAAAAATATGATGAGATTAATTTTATCAAAGATAGTTCAACAAAAGAGCCATATGTTCACAAGTCTGGTGCTTGGAATGATGAACTTCAAGATTATAACAAAGCTGTTATGAGTGATAAAAAAGTTGTTGTTATTGATTTTGGAGTTAAAAAATCATTCTTAAACGAACTAGTTGAAGCAGAGCTTGAAGTTGAAGTGGTACCTTATAATACAAACCCTGATGAGATAATCAAAAAATATCAAGATAAACAAATTGGTGGAGTTGTTTTAAGTAGTGGTGCTGGAAATCCAAATATATATCAAGATGAGATTAAAAATATTGAAAAGCTAATAAATGCAAATATTCCAATTTTTGCTGTTGGATTAGGACACTATTTACTTGCTCTTGCAAGTGGTGCAAAACTTGAAAAGATAAAATCTATTAAATCTGGAAGCCACCCTATAAAAGGTGTAAAGAATGTTGAAATATACGCAATTAACACTGAGTATTCTCTAAAAGATTTTGAAAATCTTGCAGAAGCTATCTCTTTAAAACTTTTTAATAATAGTGCTGTAGCTTTAAAATATAAAAACAAGGATATTTTAAGTAGTGAATTTACTCCAATTTCAAACTCTTTAATATACAAAGAGTTTGCAAAACTTGTAAAATAG
- a CDS encoding ectoine synthase, whose translation MIVRDIKKDVIGTSKEVFAKDGQWLSRRMLLKDDGMGFSFHETIIKANTKTHIHYQNHLEAVYCVAGNGKIEDLKTGVVHEIYDGVMYALNNHDEHNLYGGSEDMRLICVFNPPIKGTENHDENGVYPLVD comes from the coding sequence ATGATAGTAAGAGATATAAAAAAAGATGTAATAGGAACTTCTAAAGAGGTTTTTGCAAAAGATGGTCAATGGCTTAGTAGAAGAATGCTTTTAAAAGATGATGGAATGGGATTTTCTTTTCATGAAACAATTATAAAAGCAAACACAAAAACACACATTCACTACCAAAATCATCTTGAAGCTGTTTATTGTGTTGCTGGAAATGGAAAAATCGAGGATTTAAAAACAGGAGTTGTTCATGAAATTTATGATGGTGTAATGTACGCTTTAAATAATCATGATGAACACAATTTATATGGTGGAAGTGAAGATATGAGGCTAATTTGTGTATTTAATCCACCAATTAAAGGAACTGAAAATCACGATGAAAATGGCGTTTATCCGCTTGTTGATTAA
- the hisIE gene encoding bifunctional phosphoribosyl-AMP cyclohydrolase/phosphoribosyl-ATP diphosphatase HisIE, whose amino-acid sequence MKILEKIEWEKMDDLIPVITQDSSSNEVLMLAYVNKEALELTLKTGFAHYFSRSKQRIWKKGESSNHTQKIVDIFLDCDNDTLLFKVIQEGVACHTGRKSCFFTNIQNEKIVEDVLVDTSKTYSVIDSLYHTIQERKNEDTTKSYTAKLLKGDTNSMLKKIVEEAGEFCFAIKDKNKDEAIYEAADITYHILVAMASLNIDPDRVKQELKRRFSISGIEEKNSRKK is encoded by the coding sequence ATGAAAATTTTAGAAAAAATAGAGTGGGAAAAAATGGATGATTTAATTCCAGTTATTACACAAGATAGCTCTTCAAATGAAGTTTTGATGTTGGCTTATGTAAATAAAGAGGCACTTGAATTAACTTTAAAAACTGGTTTTGCACACTATTTTAGCAGAAGCAAACAAAGAATTTGGAAAAAGGGTGAGAGCTCAAATCATACTCAAAAAATTGTAGATATTTTTCTTGATTGTGATAATGACACACTTTTGTTTAAGGTAATTCAAGAAGGAGTTGCTTGTCATACAGGAAGAAAATCTTGCTTTTTTACAAATATACAAAATGAGAAAATTGTTGAAGATGTTTTAGTTGATACTTCAAAAACTTATAGTGTAATAGATAGTTTATATCACACAATTCAAGAGAGAAAAAACGAAGATACGACAAAATCGTACACAGCAAAACTTTTAAAAGGTGATACAAACTCTATGCTTAAAAAAATTGTTGAAGAAGCAGGAGAGTTTTGTTTTGCTATAAAAGATAAAAATAAAGATGAGGCTATATACGAAGCAGCCGATATTACATACCATATTTTAGTTGCAATGGCTAGTTTAAATATAGATCCTGATAGAGTAAAACAAGAGTTGAAAAGAAGATTTTCTATCTCGGGAATTGAAGAAAAAAATTCTAGAAAAAAATAA
- the ectA gene encoding diaminobutyrate acetyltransferase: MESRYTIREPEKNDAKQIYDLVKKSKVLDLNSHYLYLLQTTHFKNSCSVALFENQIVGFVSGYYLPNENDTLFIWQVAVDENHRGKNLALNLIDNIVSRKNIKYLISTVSPSNISSQRVFEKFAKKYEANIEKSTLFFIEDFVNSHEEEVQFKIGPIK; encoded by the coding sequence ATGGAATCCAGATACACCATAAGAGAACCAGAAAAAAATGACGCTAAACAAATATATGACTTAGTGAAAAAAAGCAAAGTCTTAGACTTAAACTCGCACTATTTGTACCTTCTTCAAACAACTCACTTTAAAAATAGCTGTAGTGTTGCTCTATTTGAAAACCAGATTGTTGGTTTTGTTTCAGGATATTATTTACCAAATGAAAATGACACACTTTTTATTTGGCAAGTAGCTGTTGATGAAAATCATAGAGGAAAAAATCTAGCTTTAAATTTAATAGATAATATAGTTTCAAGAAAAAATATAAAATATTTAATCTCAACTGTATCACCTTCAAACATCTCATCTCAAAGAGTTTTTGAGAAGTTTGCAAAAAAATATGAAGCAAATATAGAAAAAAGCACACTATTTTTTATAGAAGATTTTGTTAATTCGCACGAAGAGGAAGTTCAATTTAAAATTGGACCAATAAAATAA
- a CDS encoding MerR family transcriptional regulator → MALLNNQKNILPLSSISELLNTKTRTLKMYEEKKLLPLEKDKTIKKLYSIDDIKMIAFVHYLATIKKINSNGISYILEILEDNMDSKHKEEFLKIIDKKLETLSSSDSEKLDNF, encoded by the coding sequence ATGGCACTTTTAAATAATCAAAAAAATATCTTACCACTTAGTAGTATTTCAGAACTTCTAAATACTAAAACTAGAACTTTAAAAATGTATGAAGAGAAAAAACTTCTACCTTTGGAAAAAGATAAAACTATCAAAAAACTATACTCAATAGATGATATCAAAATGATAGCATTTGTTCACTATTTAGCAACAATCAAAAAAATAAACTCAAACGGAATCTCTTATATTTTAGAGATATTAGAAGATAATATGGATTCAAAACATAAAGAGGAGTTTTTGAAAATTATTGATAAAAAGCTTGAAACTCTATCAAGTTCTGATTCTGAAAAACTAGATAACTTCTAA
- a CDS encoding bifunctional 2-C-methyl-D-erythritol 4-phosphate cytidylyltransferase/2-C-methyl-D-erythritol 2,4-cyclodiphosphate synthase, protein MEDVTLVVLCAGNSTRFENVCKKQWLRVENEPLWLNVTSRLNSYSNFKKTIVVSHEDELRYMQNFNNDFLYVKGGETRQNSIKNALNFVDTKYVMISDVARACISKDMIDRILELKDKATCVVPVLGVSDTVIYEKNTINRDEVKLIQTPQLSLTDVLKKALNTNIEFTDESSAIKNSGYEISYVKGCIKAKKLTFLDDLDEIPCLKSPSKNFFTGFGFDLHSFEDNKPMFLGGVELPYSYGFKAHSDGDVLIHSLIDALLGAIGAGDIGEFFPDTDERFKNIDSKKLLEYIVRFVKNVGYEIVNVDITIIAEQPKINPHKIEIKNSLSQLLNLPKQFINVKATTSEKIGSIGRKEGVVVQCVANVKYYEWDKK, encoded by the coding sequence TTGGAAGATGTTACATTAGTGGTGTTGTGTGCAGGAAATTCTACTAGATTTGAAAATGTATGCAAGAAACAGTGGTTAAGAGTTGAAAATGAGCCTTTATGGTTAAATGTTACTTCAAGACTAAACTCATACTCAAATTTTAAAAAAACTATTGTTGTCTCTCATGAAGATGAGTTAAGATATATGCAAAATTTCAATAATGATTTTTTATATGTTAAAGGTGGAGAGACAAGACAAAACTCTATTAAAAATGCTTTGAATTTTGTAGATACTAAATATGTTATGATAAGCGATGTTGCAAGAGCTTGTATATCTAAAGATATGATAGATAGAATATTAGAGCTAAAAGATAAAGCAACTTGTGTAGTTCCTGTTTTAGGTGTTAGTGATACTGTTATTTATGAGAAAAATACAATAAATAGAGATGAGGTAAAGCTAATACAAACTCCACAACTATCACTTACAGATGTTTTAAAAAAAGCATTAAATACAAATATTGAGTTTACAGATGAAAGTAGTGCTATTAAAAATAGTGGTTATGAAATCTCTTATGTAAAAGGTTGCATTAAAGCAAAAAAACTAACATTTTTAGATGATTTAGATGAAATTCCTTGTCTAAAATCTCCATCAAAAAATTTCTTTACAGGCTTTGGTTTTGATTTACATAGTTTTGAAGATAATAAACCAATGTTTTTAGGTGGAGTAGAGCTTCCATACTCTTATGGGTTTAAAGCTCACAGCGATGGTGATGTTTTAATTCACTCTTTAATTGATGCTTTACTAGGAGCTATTGGTGCTGGAGATATTGGAGAGTTTTTTCCTGATACTGATGAGAGATTTAAAAATATTGATTCAAAAAAACTTTTAGAGTATATTGTTAGATTTGTAAAAAATGTTGGATATGAGATTGTAAATGTAGATATTACAATAATTGCAGAGCAACCAAAAATAAATCCACATAAAATAGAGATAAAAAATAGTCTAAGCCAACTTTTAAATCTTCCAAAGCAGTTTATAAATGTAAAAGCGACAACTTCTGAAAAAATAGGAAGTATAGGAAGAAAAGAGGGTGTTGTAGTTCAATGTGTAGCAAATGTAAAATATTATGAATGGGACAAAAAATGA
- the ectB gene encoding diaminobutyrate--2-oxoglutarate transaminase, translating into MRIFEKLESEVRGYIRSFPTIFKKAKGSILTDEQGVEYIDFFAGAGTLNYGHNNEHISKALIEYLQEDGIVHGLDMATTAKKEFLQSFENLILKPRNLEYKLQFTGPTGTNAVETALKLARLVKGRSNVVAFTNGYHGLSQGSLAVTGNNEYRDESYISRTNATFMPFDGYFDDMNTLKYFRKFLEDGSSGVDLPAAVILETIQGEGGINVASKEWLQELEGICREFDMLLIVDDIQVGNGRSGEFFSFEFAGINPDMVTLSKSIGGGLPMALLLFKPHLDQWKPGEHTGTFRGNNLAFVASKVSLDNYWQNDNLSKAVKYKEKILKDSLTQIANKHKDVYDIDVRGRGLVYGFEIKNDKSMAGEISKKAFQEGLIVETCGSEGQVVKFLPPLLIEEELLKEGLKRFEIAVDKLIEERSEHLKGEY; encoded by the coding sequence ATGAGAATATTTGAAAAATTAGAATCAGAAGTAAGAGGATATATAAGAAGTTTCCCAACAATATTTAAAAAAGCAAAAGGGTCTATTTTAACAGATGAGCAAGGAGTTGAATATATTGATTTTTTTGCTGGAGCTGGAACTTTAAATTATGGACACAATAATGAACATATAAGCAAAGCTTTAATTGAGTATTTGCAAGAAGATGGGATAGTTCATGGGCTTGATATGGCAACAACTGCAAAAAAAGAGTTTTTGCAATCTTTTGAAAACTTGATTTTAAAACCAAGAAATCTTGAATATAAATTACAATTTACAGGACCAACAGGAACAAATGCTGTTGAAACAGCTTTAAAATTAGCAAGACTTGTAAAAGGACGAAGTAATGTTGTGGCATTTACAAATGGTTACCATGGCTTATCTCAAGGCTCACTTGCAGTAACTGGAAATAATGAGTATAGAGATGAGAGTTATATAAGTAGAACAAATGCAACTTTTATGCCTTTTGATGGTTATTTTGATGATATGAATACACTTAAATATTTTAGAAAGTTTTTAGAAGATGGAAGTAGTGGAGTTGATTTGCCAGCTGCTGTTATACTTGAGACTATTCAAGGTGAAGGTGGAATAAATGTAGCTTCAAAAGAGTGGCTACAAGAACTTGAAGGCATTTGTAGAGAGTTTGATATGTTACTAATTGTTGATGATATTCAAGTTGGAAATGGAAGAAGTGGAGAGTTTTTCTCTTTTGAATTTGCTGGAATAAATCCTGATATGGTAACCTTGTCAAAATCAATTGGTGGTGGTTTACCAATGGCACTTTTACTGTTTAAACCACATTTAGACCAATGGAAACCAGGTGAGCATACAGGAACTTTTAGAGGAAATAATTTAGCCTTTGTTGCTTCAAAAGTATCTCTTGATAACTATTGGCAAAATGATAATTTATCAAAAGCTGTAAAATATAAAGAGAAAATTTTAAAAGATAGTTTAACTCAAATTGCAAATAAGCACAAAGATGTTTATGATATTGATGTAAGAGGTAGAGGTTTGGTTTATGGTTTTGAGATAAAAAATGATAAATCAATGGCAGGTGAAATTTCTAAAAAAGCATTTCAAGAGGGATTAATCGTAGAGACATGTGGAAGCGAAGGACAAGTTGTTAAATTTTTACCACCACTTTTAATTGAAGAAGAGCTTTTAAAAGAGGGATTAAAAAGATTTGAAATAGCAGTTGATAAGTTAATAGAAGAGAGAAGTGAACACTTAAAAGGAGAGTACTAA
- a CDS encoding phytanoyl-CoA dioxygenase family protein → MQDLYPSRLEDENIINRVDPVVYSKKMITEHSLNKEQLDSYERNGFIVFPKLFSKDEIKSFKEELKSLESNIELRKKDEFISEPDSNELRTIFNQHLYSKLFDKLSKDPRILDKVRQILGSDVYIHHGRINIKHAYKGKSFPWHSDFETWHCEDGLPRCRCLSAWVMLSDNTQFNGPLYLIKGSHKKFISCAGETPLDNYKQSLKKQEYGVPSLEAIQSLTTPDDLVAALGEEGTMVIHDGNILHGSSDNISPYDRTNVFYVFNSVENTPLKPFRASKPRADFLALKDFTPLKSN, encoded by the coding sequence GTGCAAGATTTATATCCAAGTAGATTGGAAGATGAAAATATTATAAATAGAGTTGATCCTGTTGTCTATTCTAAAAAGATGATAACAGAGCACTCTTTAAATAAAGAGCAGTTAGATAGTTATGAGAGAAATGGTTTTATAGTTTTTCCTAAGCTTTTCTCTAAAGATGAGATCAAATCTTTTAAAGAGGAATTAAAAAGCTTAGAATCAAATATTGAACTTAGAAAAAAAGATGAGTTTATTAGTGAACCTGATAGCAATGAATTAAGAACAATATTTAATCAACATCTTTATAGTAAACTATTTGATAAACTATCAAAAGATCCTAGAATTTTAGATAAAGTTAGACAAATTTTGGGAAGTGATGTTTATATTCATCATGGAAGAATAAATATCAAACATGCATATAAAGGAAAATCTTTTCCTTGGCATAGTGATTTTGAAACATGGCATTGTGAAGATGGATTACCAAGATGTAGATGTTTGTCAGCTTGGGTAATGTTAAGTGATAATACACAATTTAATGGACCTCTTTATTTAATAAAAGGTAGCCATAAAAAGTTTATCTCTTGTGCTGGAGAAACACCTCTTGATAACTATAAACAATCTTTAAAAAAACAAGAGTATGGAGTTCCTAGTTTAGAAGCAATACAAAGCCTTACAACTCCAGATGATTTAGTTGCTGCTTTGGGAGAAGAGGGTACTATGGTAATTCATGATGGAAATATTTTACACGGAAGTAGTGATAATATCTCACCCTATGATAGAACAAATGTTTTTTATGTGTTTAATAGTGTAGAAAATACTCCTTTAAAACCATTTAGAGCATCAAAACCAAGAGCAGATTTTTTGGCTTTAAAAGATTTTACTCCACTAAAAAGTAATTAA
- a CDS encoding Mrp/NBP35 family ATP-binding protein, with product MSIEDIKKSLENVKYPGFSKSIIDFGFVKDIKLDANSCTILLDITSTAKEVEDELRREIPKALPSLNVNLVFNKPKEEQQRSNSVSGQNIAPQIKDIVMVSSGKGGVGKSTTTVNLAIAAAMQGKKVGILDADIYGPNIPRMMGVNGKEVEVIGNKAKPLNAYGVDIMSMGILMKEGEAVIWRGAMIMKAIQQLLRDILWEELDILFIDMPPGTGDAQLTLAQSVPVSAGINVTTPQHVALDDSRRSLDMFSKLHIPVAGIVENMSGFICPSCNTESDIFGTGTCDELAKQYNTQVLAHLPIEPAIRVGGDSGKPIVYFEPESISAKRYMMAASKLISMLENQGEVSNEAIQPIMPAGVSACSTEGQKIKAEHEAKKSGGCGSGCGCH from the coding sequence ATGAGTATAGAAGATATTAAAAAATCATTAGAAAATGTAAAATATCCAGGCTTTTCAAAATCAATTATTGATTTTGGATTTGTAAAAGATATTAAATTAGATGCAAACTCTTGCACAATACTATTAGATATTACTTCAACAGCAAAAGAGGTTGAAGATGAGTTAAGAAGAGAGATTCCAAAAGCTCTTCCAAGTTTAAATGTTAATTTGGTTTTTAATAAACCAAAAGAGGAGCAACAAAGAAGCAATAGCGTAAGTGGTCAAAATATTGCACCACAAATCAAAGATATTGTAATGGTAAGCTCAGGAAAAGGTGGAGTTGGAAAATCAACTACAACTGTAAACCTTGCAATTGCAGCAGCTATGCAAGGTAAAAAAGTTGGTATTTTAGATGCTGATATTTATGGACCAAATATTCCAAGAATGATGGGAGTAAATGGAAAAGAGGTTGAAGTAATAGGAAATAAAGCAAAACCTTTAAATGCTTATGGCGTAGATATTATGTCTATGGGAATTTTAATGAAAGAGGGAGAAGCTGTTATTTGGAGAGGTGCTATGATTATGAAGGCAATCCAACAGCTTTTAAGAGATATTTTATGGGAAGAGTTAGATATTTTATTTATTGATATGCCTCCAGGAACAGGAGATGCTCAATTAACTCTTGCTCAAAGTGTTCCTGTTAGTGCTGGAATCAATGTAACAACTCCTCAACATGTAGCTTTAGATGATAGTAGAAGATCTTTAGATATGTTCTCTAAGCTTCATATTCCAGTTGCTGGAATAGTTGAAAATATGAGTGGATTTATCTGTCCATCATGTAACACAGAGTCTGATATTTTTGGAACAGGAACATGTGATGAGTTAGCTAAACAGTACAATACTCAAGTTTTAGCTCATCTTCCAATTGAACCTGCTATTAGAGTTGGTGGGGATAGTGGAAAACCAATAGTTTATTTTGAACCTGAATCAATAAGTGCAAAAAGATATATGATGGCTGCAAGTAAACTTATATCTATGCTTGAAAATCAAGGTGAAGTTTCAAATGAGGCTATTCAGCCAATTATGCCAGCGGGGGTTAGTGCATGTTCTACTGAAGGACAAAAAATAAAAGCTGAGCATGAAGCTAAAAAAAGTGGTGGTTGTGGCTCTGGATGTGGTTGCCACTAA
- a CDS encoding response regulator transcription factor, protein MNILIVENESYLAQKIVLRLLDDGHNCDYVESVNVDNLTKEYDTVLLSTTLPSSVCKAIIKKYSKNAIILLLVSYISDETVTDLIKDGAKDYIMKPFLMDELVRKIYHYKECRATRKELAILKEYFEFSTSDIDTSELILPLSFPLMIETNYQRYADKVAFEIAKKVNMSLTFDSFLSNSWQRKLANLDNRTILYITDYHLLKKGLKEQLNKQISDKNVLICSLESCDEYNNKKIVFNNENKASDSNMIMSINDYVKMIVSTYQNKYPDTELSKRLGISRKSLWEKRKKLEIEKKK, encoded by the coding sequence ATGAATATATTAATAGTAGAGAATGAGAGTTATTTAGCACAAAAAATTGTATTAAGACTTCTTGATGATGGTCATAATTGTGATTATGTAGAGAGTGTTAATGTTGATAATCTTACAAAAGAGTATGATACTGTTTTGTTATCAACAACTCTTCCAAGTAGTGTTTGCAAAGCAATAATTAAAAAATACTCTAAAAATGCAATAATCTTGCTTTTGGTTTCATATATTTCAGATGAAACGGTAACTGATTTAATAAAAGATGGTGCAAAAGATTATATTATGAAACCATTTTTAATGGATGAGTTAGTACGAAAAATTTATCACTACAAAGAGTGTAGAGCAACAAGAAAAGAGCTTGCAATTTTAAAAGAGTATTTTGAATTTTCAACAAGTGATATTGATACAAGTGAACTTATTTTACCTCTATCATTCCCTCTAATGATAGAGACAAATTATCAAAGATATGCAGATAAAGTTGCTTTTGAGATTGCAAAAAAAGTAAATATGAGTTTAACTTTTGATAGTTTTTTATCAAACTCTTGGCAAAGAAAATTGGCAAATTTAGATAATAGAACAATTTTATATATTACAGATTATCATCTTCTAAAAAAGGGTTTAAAAGAGCAACTAAATAAACAAATCTCAGATAAAAATGTTTTAATCTGCTCTTTAGAGAGTTGTGATGAATATAATAATAAAAAAATAGTTTTTAATAATGAAAATAAAGCAAGTGACTCAAATATGATTATGTCTATAAATGATTATGTAAAGATGATAGTAAGCACTTATCAAAATAAATATCCAGATACAGAGTTATCTAAAAGATTGGGAATTTCAAGAAAATCTCTTTGGGAAAAGAGAAAAAAATTAGAGATAGAGAAGAAAAAATAA
- a CDS encoding DUF507 family protein has product MRLRLHHTAYVAKRITRDLVSCDFIEVRKDKASIEEQIERILDEDIEKEMALNEKVEEILDAQEEEIEYLNADRRQLFWMTKKRLANDFGVILDNEDRFSDIAHKIIDFLWEEDYIHFTCSDNQVKNVIFGSMDDFIKGFERADSEVLSKLKNYKRKLIPGTDEYDMVYHRLYEEELIKRGLI; this is encoded by the coding sequence ATGAGATTAAGATTACATCATACAGCGTATGTTGCCAAAAGAATTACAAGAGATTTAGTATCTTGTGACTTTATAGAAGTAAGAAAAGATAAAGCTAGTATTGAAGAACAAATTGAGAGAATTTTAGATGAAGATATAGAAAAAGAGATGGCTTTAAATGAAAAAGTTGAAGAGATTTTAGATGCTCAAGAGGAAGAGATTGAGTATTTAAATGCTGATAGACGGCAACTTTTTTGGATGACTAAAAAAAGGCTTGCAAATGATTTTGGTGTAATTTTAGATAACGAAGATAGATTTTCTGATATTGCTCACAAAATTATTGATTTTTTATGGGAGGAGGATTATATTCATTTTACATGTTCAGACAACCAAGTTAAAAATGTGATATTTGGTTCGATGGATGACTTTATAAAAGGGTTTGAAAGAGCAGATAGTGAGGTTTTAAGTAAACTTAAAAACTACAAAAGAAAATTGATTCCTGGAACAGATGAGTATGATATGGTATATCATAGACTCTATGAAGAGGAGCTAATTAAAAGAGGATTAATCTAA
- a CDS encoding HDOD domain-containing protein, which produces MIKNFNKYLQIDEKLPKTIVDLDNFRKSSFENPKELLKIIAEDKNLQAELLKIVEFNFFDFKNNKRTIINLIKITNLEFMTALCTALLISNTLPKNLFAYTIRSDEFLYSNTLSIYFINRWLSKFDNSLKSSLLIPAFLKNISKPIISKAISEHKLAEQFISEINRSSVIAGEEKFTGYKSSRVSANILKHWKLSPNIILPIAFFEDLQNAPEAFKIKSMILNVVNNITNPKEPLNSLDFDKSLVILNEYEFDTNFFKESFNEIKSSIFQVIK; this is translated from the coding sequence ATGATTAAAAACTTTAACAAATATTTACAAATAGATGAAAAATTACCAAAAACTATAGTAGATTTAGACAATTTTAGAAAATCCTCTTTTGAAAATCCAAAAGAGTTACTAAAAATTATTGCAGAAGATAAAAATCTACAAGCTGAACTATTAAAAATTGTAGAGTTTAATTTTTTTGATTTTAAAAACAATAAAAGAACAATTATAAATCTTATAAAAATTACAAATCTTGAATTTATGACAGCATTATGTACAGCTTTATTAATATCTAACACTCTACCTAAAAATCTTTTTGCTTATACAATTAGAAGTGATGAGTTCTTATACTCAAATACTTTAAGTATCTACTTTATCAATAGGTGGTTATCAAAATTTGATAATAGTTTAAAAAGTTCACTTTTAATACCAGCATTTTTAAAAAATATCTCAAAACCAATTATTTCAAAAGCTATTAGTGAGCATAAATTAGCAGAACAGTTTATTAGTGAGATAAATAGAAGTAGTGTAATAGCAGGTGAAGAGAAATTTACAGGATACAAAAGTTCAAGAGTATCTGCAAATATACTTAAACATTGGAAATTAAGCCCAAATATAATTTTACCAATTGCATTTTTTGAAGATTTACAAAATGCTCCTGAGGCTTTTAAAATAAAATCTATGATTTTAAATGTTGTTAATAATATAACAAATCCAAAAGAGCCTTTAAATAGTTTAGATTTTGATAAAAGTCTAGTTATATTAAACGAGTATGAATTTGATACAAATTTTTTTAAAGAGAGTTTTAATGAGATAAAAAGTAGCATTTTTCAAGTAATTAAATAG